Proteins from one Desulfurellaceae bacterium genomic window:
- a CDS encoding outer membrane lipoprotein carrier protein LolA has translation MKWYWLLLSLTLGLCPLLLAAEPARSAPLTLTEIVARLQARYQETQGFQADFVQEVESATLGYTLTSEGRVFFKKPGKMRWDFRQPVQLLVSDGTFLWLYQAAEKQVVKTPFHQAFRSHTPISFLTGVGRLEEDFAISLRETADQTYVLSLDSKHDAEAVGRLTLAVDTTTFDIVRATVSDPLGNITRLRFRNITRNIPLPDSLFQLDIPDGVDIVEPLPLS, from the coding sequence ATGAAATGGTATTGGCTCCTGCTCAGCCTGACACTTGGGCTGTGTCCGCTCTTGCTGGCCGCTGAACCTGCTCGATCAGCGCCGCTCACGCTGACCGAGATCGTTGCCCGGCTCCAGGCCCGGTATCAGGAAACCCAGGGCTTTCAGGCCGATTTTGTCCAGGAGGTCGAGTCCGCGACCCTGGGCTACACGCTGACCTCTGAGGGCCGGGTCTTCTTCAAGAAACCGGGCAAGATGCGCTGGGACTTCCGCCAGCCGGTGCAGCTGCTGGTCTCGGACGGGACGTTTTTGTGGTTGTACCAGGCGGCCGAGAAACAAGTCGTCAAGACGCCGTTTCACCAGGCTTTTCGCTCGCATACCCCGATCTCTTTTCTGACCGGGGTGGGACGCCTGGAGGAAGACTTTGCAATTAGCCTGCGGGAGACGGCCGACCAGACCTATGTGCTGAGCCTCGACTCCAAGCACGATGCCGAGGCGGTCGGGCGGCTGACGCTGGCGGTTGACACCACGACCTTCGATATTGTCCGGGCGACGGTCAGCGACCCGCTGGGCAATATCACCCGTTTGCGGTTTCGCAATATCACCCGCAATATCCCGCTTCCGGACAGTCTGTTTCAACTCGACATCCCGGACGGTGTTGATATTGTCGAGCCCCTGCCTCTGTCCTGA